A stretch of Panthera uncia isolate 11264 chromosome A1 unlocalized genomic scaffold, Puncia_PCG_1.0 HiC_scaffold_16, whole genome shotgun sequence DNA encodes these proteins:
- the GPR183 gene encoding G-protein coupled receptor 183 translates to MMDTKMDNNFTTASAATQESDCDLYSHHNTARILMPLHYSIVFIIGLVGNVLALVVIVQNRKKINSTTLYSTNLVISDILFTTALPTRIAYYALGFDWRMGEALCRITALVFYINTYAGVNFMTCLSIDRFFAVVHPLRYNKMKRIEHAKGICIFVWIVVFAQTLPLLIKPMSKQEEERTTCMEYPNFEETKSLPWILLGACFIGYVLPLLVILICYSQICCKLFKTAKQNPLTEKSGVNKKALNTIIFIIVVFVLCFTPYHVAIIQHMIKKLQSPDLLECSQKHSFQISLHFTVCLMNFNCCMDPFIYFFACKGYKRKVMKMLKRQVSVSISSAVKSAPEENSREMTETQTMIHSKSLNGK, encoded by the coding sequence ATGATGGATACAAAAATGGACAACAATTTTACTACAGCCTCTGCAGCAACTCAGGAAAGTGACTGTGACCTCTATTCACACCACAACACAGCCAGGATACTAATGCCTCTGCATTACAGCATTGTCTTCATAATCGGGCTTGTGGGAAATGTGCTAGCCTTGGTTGTTATtgttcaaaacaggaaaaaaatcaactctaCCACCCTATATTCAACAAATCTGGTGATTTCTGACATACTTTTTACCACTGCTTTGCCTACACGGATAGCCTACTATGCACTGGGCTTTGACTGGAGAATGGGTGAGGCCTTGTGTAGGATAACTGCTCTTGTGTTTTACATCAACACATACGCAGGTGTGAACTTCATGACCTGCTTGAGCATTGACCGGTTCTTTGCTGTGGTGCACCCTCTGCGATAcaacaagatgaaaagaattgaaCATGCAAAAGGCATTTGCATATTTGTCTGGATTGTAGTATTCGCTCAAACACTCCCACTACTCATAAAACCTATGTcaaagcaggaggaagaaaggactACATGCATGGAGTATCCGAactttgaagaaacaaaatctctTCCCTGGATTCTGCTGGGTGCGTGTTTCATAGGATACGTGCTCCCTCTCCTAGTCATTCTCATCTGCTATTCTCAAATCTGTTGCAAACTCTTTAAAACTGCCAAACAAAACCCACTGACTGAGAAATCTGGTGTAAACAAAAAGGCTCTcaacacaattatttttataattgttgtgTTTGTTCTCTGTTTCACACCTTACCATGTTGCAATTATTCAACACATGATTAAGAAGCTTCAGTCTCCTGATTTACTGGAATGTAGCCAAAAACATTCGTTCCAGATTTCTCTGCACTTTACGGTATGTCTGATGAACTTCAATTGCTGCATGGAccctttcatatatttctttgcaTGTAAAGGGTACAAGAGAAAGGTTATGAAGATGTTGAAGCGTCAGGTCAGTGTATCAATTTCCAGTGCCGTGAAGTCAGCCCCTGAAGAAAACTCACGTGAAATGACAGAAACTCAAACAATGATACATTCCAAGTCTTTAAATGGAAAGTAA